A DNA window from Mytilus edulis chromosome 14, xbMytEdul2.2, whole genome shotgun sequence contains the following coding sequences:
- the LOC139503753 gene encoding uncharacterized methyltransferase YdaC-like, producing MTNIFREYLAQNLRKPGSGFFGWYVTKNIFLRRNVILEESAVKLCQIEPHHNVLEVGFGPGVGLEAACKHVTGGNGKIYGIDFSDKMISLAKRRLSKQIHDGKVCIQKENVLDLPFENDTFHRVFHCNCYYFWPDLQAGCRELYRVMRPHARMVTTIRVDSIKAITQKNILKYGQTSDHVEYMKTLEKVGFKNVIMRNVEDSGQTFQAIFADVDKT from the exons ATGACTAATATCTTTAGAGAATATTTAGCACAGAATCTGCGGAAACCTGGAAGTGGCTTCTTTGGTTGGTATGTTACGAAG aATATCTTTTTGAGACGAAATGTGATTTTAGAAGAAAGTGCTGTAAAACTGTGTCAGATTGAACCACACCACAATGTTTTAGAGGTCGGGTTTGGACCAGGAGTTGGACTTGAAGCTGCGTGTAAACATGTGACGG GTGGCAATGGTAAAATATATGGTATAGACTTTTCTGATAAAATGATCTCACTAGCCAAAAGACGGCTATCAAAGCAAATACACGATGGGAAAGTATGCATTCAAAAAGAAAATGTTCTCGATCTTCCTTTCGAAAATGACACGTTTCACAGAGTGTTCCATTGTAATTGTTACTATTTTTGGCCTGATCTACAGGCTGGGTGTCGTGAACTTTACCGAGTTATGCGACCGCATGCGAGGATGGTGACAACTATTCGAGTTGACTCTATCAAAGCGATCactcagaaaaatatattaaaatacgGCCAGACATCAGATCACGTAGAATATATGAAAACATTAGAAAAAGTAGGATTTAAGAATGTGATCATGCGCAATGTTGAGGACAGCGGGCAGACGTTTCAAGCTATATTTGCTGATGTTGACAAAACGTAA